The sequence CACGCCCGATGACAGCGGCCAGCAGGTCGTGCTGAGCCTGACGCGCCTGAACCAGGTGCGCCATATGGACCGCGACAACCTCACCTTCACGGTGGAGGCCGGCTGCATTCTGCAAAACCTGCAAGACGTGGCGGACAAGGCCGGCCTGCTGTTTCCGCTGTCGCTGGCGGCCGAAGGCAGCTGCACCATTGGCGGCAATCTGGGCACCAATGCCGGCGGCACCCAGGTGGTGCGCTATGGCAATACCCGCGAGCTGTGCCTGGGCCTGGAAGTGGTCACGCCCCAGGGCGAGGTCTGGGACGGCCTCAAGGGCCTGCGCAAGGACAACACCGGCTATGACCTGCGCGATCTGTTCATCGGCAGCGAAGGCACGCTGGGCGTCATAACCGCGGCCACCATGAAGCTCTTCCCCCAGCCTGCGGCCCAGCTCACAGCCTTTGCCGCCGTGCCCAGCATGGAGGCCGCCGTGCGCCTGCTGGGCCTGGCCCACCAGCATCTGGGGGCGGGCCTGACAGGCTTTGAGGTCATGGGCCAGTTTGCGCTGAGCTTGGTGGTCAAGCATATGCCGCAGCTGCGTGTACCTTTTACCGATAACGCCGATGCGCCCTACTGCGTGCTGCTGGAGAACAGCGACAGCGAATCGGAGCAACATGCCCGCGAACGCTTCGAGCATTTGCTGGAGCTGGCGTTTGAAGACGGCTGCGTGCTGGATGCCGTGGTGGCCGAAAGCCTGTCCCAGGCCCACGACCTCTGGCATATCCGCGAAAGCATTCCGCTGGCCCAGGCCGAAGAAGGC comes from Comamonas sp. GB3 AK4-5 and encodes:
- a CDS encoding FAD-binding oxidoreductase — its product is MTSTALLDTLRATVGAAHVLTEGDLSAYEQDWRKRVHGKSLAVVRPANTAEVAAVVKACAAAKVSIVPQGGNTGLSVGSTPDDSGQQVVLSLTRLNQVRHMDRDNLTFTVEAGCILQNLQDVADKAGLLFPLSLAAEGSCTIGGNLGTNAGGTQVVRYGNTRELCLGLEVVTPQGEVWDGLKGLRKDNTGYDLRDLFIGSEGTLGVITAATMKLFPQPAAQLTAFAAVPSMEAAVRLLGLAHQHLGAGLTGFEVMGQFALSLVVKHMPQLRVPFTDNADAPYCVLLENSDSESEQHARERFEHLLELAFEDGCVLDAVVAESLSQAHDLWHIRESIPLAQAEEGLNIKHDISIAASRIPAFVEHADALLQREIPGVRLVNFGHLGDGNLHYNVQVPEGEDGKTFLRDKEALVNHLVYEAVAEFGGSFSAEHGVGALKADKLEKYQSPVALGMMRAIKNALDPLGMMNPGCILK